Proteins encoded together in one Trueperaceae bacterium window:
- a CDS encoding Nif3-like dinuclear metal center hexameric protein yields the protein MRRDELVAWLDDYLGVRDVPDKSLNGLQVEGRDEVLKVVVAVDASYNTFETAVSRGADMLIVHHGLFWGSPLAIVGPHARRVRYLLDNELSLYAAHLPLDAHVEVGNNWGLARKLGLVDLAGFVPLAGTHLGAKGRFPEPMGLRDLAELVERTLGEQVMVHAGGPDPVSTLGIVSGAAAWEVVTAAKEGLDAFLTGEPKHETFYESFERGVSSLFAGHYMTETVGVQLLAEKLEATFGLQTEFVMLPTGL from the coding sequence ATGCGCAGAGACGAGCTGGTCGCCTGGCTCGACGACTACCTGGGCGTCCGCGATGTGCCCGACAAGTCGCTCAACGGGCTGCAGGTCGAGGGCAGGGACGAGGTCCTCAAGGTCGTCGTCGCCGTGGACGCCAGCTACAACACGTTCGAGACGGCCGTGAGCCGCGGCGCCGACATGCTGATCGTGCACCACGGCCTGTTCTGGGGCAGCCCCCTGGCGATCGTCGGCCCGCACGCGCGGCGCGTGAGGTACCTGCTCGACAACGAGCTCAGCCTCTACGCCGCCCACCTGCCCCTCGACGCCCACGTCGAGGTCGGCAACAACTGGGGCCTGGCGCGGAAGCTCGGCCTCGTGGACCTGGCGGGCTTCGTCCCGCTCGCCGGCACCCACCTGGGGGCGAAGGGCCGCTTCCCCGAGCCCATGGGCCTGCGCGACCTGGCCGAGCTCGTCGAGAGGACCCTCGGCGAGCAGGTGATGGTCCACGCCGGCGGGCCCGACCCGGTAAGCACGCTGGGCATCGTCTCCGGCGCGGCGGCCTGGGAGGTCGTCACGGCGGCGAAGGAGGGCCTCGACGCCTTCCTGACGGGCGAGCCGAAGCACGAGACCTTCTACGAGTCGTTCGAGCGGGGAGTGAGCTCCCTCTTCGCCGGCCACTACATGACGGAGACCGTCGGCGTGCAGCTGCTGGCGGAGAAGCTGGAGGCGACCTTCGGCCTGCAGACGGAGTTCGTGATGCTGCCCACGGGGCTGTGA
- a CDS encoding ABC transporter substrate-binding protein codes for MKRSILAVLVGALVAFAAAQVPNDTYVYMTFGEPVTMDPARAYDTGSGGIIENIYETLYTYDGQSIDQFVPALATDYSVSDDGLTWTFQLRPNVKFHSGNTMSCKDVEWSFQYGALVAHPEGAIAYLMGEHWLGTGIDGSDPAAFQAEVTWDMIDHIVECPDGPDGLVAQVNLVEPTPALLAILTYTGFSIIDSQWAIEGGAWDGTEATWTDWIGRDLTQEFLHRNPSGTGAYQLVEWTEDSVVARAFPDYWGGAPTIQNVVYQYVDEQSTRILALQQGDADRITLNETTALVQLEGAPGVTIHRDPSWTTTSVTAVFFNFDIDTSNNEDVGSGQLDGNGIPADFFSDVNVRRAFAHLFDQQAFLDQIYEGEGVVLTMPMPPSFLGYNDDVAVRTLDLEAAEEYFRAAFDGQLWENGFEFTAIYNAGNTIRQTALEIIADNLEFINPKFRMNVRSLPWSDFLSRTAERKVPMFALGWAADYADPSNFINTFLDNDGYYSPRTSINIPEIQELIDQADQIADPAERAFLYREIGTLYYDQAPLVTVPTQSPFLVTRDNLQGVYYNPMYSDEFLWKDISKN; via the coding sequence ATGAAGAGAAGCATCCTGGCGGTACTCGTAGGCGCCCTGGTCGCCTTCGCGGCGGCGCAGGTGCCGAACGACACGTACGTCTACATGACGTTCGGCGAACCCGTGACCATGGACCCCGCTCGCGCCTACGACACGGGCTCCGGCGGCATCATCGAGAACATCTACGAGACGCTATACACCTACGATGGCCAGTCCATCGACCAGTTCGTCCCGGCGCTCGCTACCGACTACTCGGTGTCGGACGACGGCCTCACCTGGACGTTCCAGCTGCGCCCGAACGTCAAGTTCCACAGCGGCAACACGATGAGCTGCAAGGACGTCGAGTGGTCGTTCCAGTACGGCGCGCTCGTCGCGCACCCTGAGGGCGCGATCGCCTACCTGATGGGCGAGCACTGGCTCGGCACCGGCATCGACGGCAGCGACCCGGCCGCCTTCCAGGCCGAGGTCACGTGGGACATGATCGACCACATCGTCGAGTGCCCGGACGGCCCCGACGGCCTCGTAGCCCAGGTCAACCTCGTCGAGCCCACCCCGGCCCTCCTCGCGATCCTCACCTACACGGGCTTCAGCATCATCGACAGCCAGTGGGCCATCGAGGGCGGCGCGTGGGACGGCACCGAGGCCACGTGGACCGACTGGATCGGCCGCGACCTCACGCAGGAGTTCCTGCACCGCAACCCCAGCGGCACGGGCGCCTACCAGCTCGTGGAGTGGACCGAGGACTCGGTCGTCGCTCGCGCGTTCCCCGACTACTGGGGCGGCGCTCCGACGATCCAGAACGTCGTCTACCAGTACGTCGACGAGCAGTCCACCCGCATCCTCGCCCTGCAGCAGGGTGACGCCGACCGCATCACGCTGAACGAGACCACCGCGCTCGTGCAGCTCGAGGGCGCCCCCGGAGTGACGATCCACCGCGACCCGAGCTGGACGACCACCTCGGTCACCGCCGTCTTCTTCAACTTCGACATCGACACGAGCAACAACGAGGACGTCGGCTCCGGCCAGCTCGACGGCAACGGCATCCCGGCGGACTTCTTCTCCGACGTCAACGTCCGCCGCGCCTTCGCGCACCTGTTCGACCAGCAGGCCTTCCTCGACCAGATCTACGAGGGCGAGGGCGTCGTGCTCACCATGCCCATGCCCCCGTCCTTCCTCGGCTACAACGACGACGTCGCGGTCCGCACCCTCGACCTCGAGGCCGCGGAGGAGTACTTCCGCGCCGCGTTCGACGGCCAGCTCTGGGAGAACGGCTTCGAGTTCACGGCGATCTACAACGCCGGCAACACGATCCGTCAGACGGCGCTCGAGATCATCGCGGACAACCTCGAGTTCATCAACCCGAAGTTCCGCATGAACGTCCGCAGCCTGCCGTGGTCCGACTTCCTCTCGCGCACGGCCGAGCGCAAGGTGCCGATGTTCGCCCTCGGTTGGGCCGCCGACTACGCCGACCCGAGCAACTTCATCAACACCTTCCTCGACAACGACGGCTACTACAGCCCGCGCACGAGCATCAACATCCCCGAGATCCAGGAGCTGATCGACCAGGCCGACCAGATCGCGGACCCGGCGGAGCGCGCGTTCCTCTACCGCGAGATCGGCACGCTCTACTACGACCAGGCGCCGCTCGTCACGGTGCCCACCCAGTCGCCGTTCCTCGTCACGCGCGACAACCTGCAGGGCGTCTACTACAACCCGATGTACTCGGACGAGTTCCTCTGGAAGGACATCTCCAAGAACTGA
- a CDS encoding c-type cytochrome translates to MLFAAAQPRAGGAGPDGAAADAVAALVAAGREAYAWNCAVCHGAAGGGIEEARLSFPPDERRCTRCHRPANPAVQPLDRPFRDNDMFSLGEPPALHPTDERPAPLASVAAPEALQAYLAAAMPRYDPGRLSDEDYWALTAFLLEMNGRADELPRVAELASGG, encoded by the coding sequence GTGCTGTTCGCCGCCGCCCAGCCGCGGGCGGGCGGCGCGGGACCGGACGGCGCGGCGGCCGACGCCGTCGCGGCGCTGGTGGCGGCCGGCCGCGAGGCCTACGCCTGGAACTGCGCCGTCTGCCACGGCGCGGCAGGCGGCGGCATCGAGGAGGCGCGGCTGAGCTTCCCGCCCGACGAGCGTCGCTGCACGCGCTGCCACCGGCCGGCGAACCCCGCCGTGCAGCCCCTCGACAGGCCCTTCCGCGACAACGACATGTTCTCCCTCGGCGAGCCTCCGGCGCTCCACCCGACGGACGAGCGGCCGGCCCCCCTGGCGTCCGTGGCCGCGCCCGAGGCGCTGCAGGCCTACCTGGCCGCGGCGATGCCCCGCTACGACCCCGGTCGGCTCAGCGACGAGGACTACTGGGCGCTCACGGCGTTCCTGCTCGAGATGAACGGCCGCGCCGACGAGCTCCCGCGCGTGGCGGAGCTGGCCTCGGGGGGCTGA
- a CDS encoding ABC transporter permease yields MLVFIARRLLLLPVVFIGVTLALQLLMQLLTPYQRAAAYVQSEQQMNRLDEIVVLYGLNDPWYVQYGRWLGQVAKGNLGYSRISRQPVLQTIGQRFPATLELAIFAIIPVIGVGIWMGTAAALNRDKLIDQVTRVMSIIGWSLPTFVLGIWLLVIFYGWLGWFQPGRVSVEYLTELAGNPDFKTYTRMLTLDALLNGRFDVFLNALKHMVLPVITLAVVQSAQIMRVMRSSLLDALGQDYVRTAKAKGLAPQVVTRKHARRNALIPVITLAGFVLIGLINGVVITETIFNYPGLGQWAAQAATNLDYAAVLGFAVFTAMMVVLANLLVDVLYGIVDPRIRYV; encoded by the coding sequence TTGCTGGTCTTCATCGCCCGACGCCTGCTGCTCCTACCAGTCGTGTTCATCGGCGTGACGTTGGCGCTACAGCTGCTCATGCAGCTCCTCACGCCCTATCAGCGCGCGGCCGCCTACGTCCAGTCGGAGCAGCAGATGAACCGCCTCGACGAGATCGTGGTCCTCTACGGTCTCAACGACCCCTGGTACGTGCAGTACGGACGCTGGCTGGGCCAGGTCGCCAAGGGCAACCTCGGCTACTCGCGCATCAGCCGGCAGCCCGTGCTGCAGACGATCGGCCAGCGCTTCCCCGCCACGCTCGAGCTCGCCATCTTCGCCATCATCCCGGTGATCGGCGTGGGCATCTGGATGGGCACGGCGGCGGCGCTCAACCGCGACAAGCTCATCGACCAGGTCACGCGCGTGATGTCGATCATCGGCTGGTCGCTGCCCACCTTCGTGCTCGGCATCTGGCTGCTGGTGATCTTCTACGGCTGGCTCGGCTGGTTCCAGCCCGGCAGGGTGTCGGTCGAGTACCTGACCGAGCTGGCGGGCAACCCCGACTTCAAGACCTACACCCGCATGCTCACCCTGGACGCGCTGCTCAACGGCAGGTTCGACGTCTTCCTCAACGCCCTCAAGCACATGGTGCTGCCCGTCATCACCCTGGCGGTCGTGCAGAGCGCCCAGATCATGCGCGTCATGCGCTCGTCGCTGCTCGACGCGCTGGGGCAGGACTACGTGCGCACCGCCAAGGCCAAGGGGCTGGCGCCGCAGGTCGTGACGCGCAAGCACGCCCGCCGCAACGCCCTGATCCCCGTGATCACCCTGGCAGGGTTCGTGCTCATCGGCCTCATCAACGGCGTCGTCATCACCGAGACGATCTTCAACTACCCCGGCCTCGGCCAGTGGGCGGCCCAGGCGGCCACGAACCTCGACTACGCCGCCGTGCTCGGCTTCGCCGTGTTCACGGCGATGATGGTGGTGCTGGCCAACCTACTCGTCGACGTCCTCTACGGCATCGTCGACCCGCGGATCAGGTACGTGTGA
- a CDS encoding ABC transporter permease, whose amino-acid sequence MAEAELTAAAGVLRQDPDSGRGFWRSKAVLRFRRNPLAIVGLLVVLGFVILAVFAPVFTELGRSCLRDLGLSAATQHEYKDPTKPAFWRAIFAPPETCYQIPRQGFGIQPRTAADSETLLGTTSGGYDIFYGLVWGTRTAFRIGIIVVGISLIVGLILGSISGYIGGVFDNVVMRFTDIVISLPNLVIALVIVIVLGQSIDNLMLAIAVVAWPSYARLMRGEVLRVKEQDYVSSAVALGRRPLGVIFRHVLPNAIGPLIIVASLDIGSVVLTAAALSFLGLGADVGYADWGQMISFARDWILGVPGDPLAYWYVSFWPGLIIVLFVLGWNLLGDAFRDVLDPRSS is encoded by the coding sequence ATGGCCGAAGCAGAGCTCACCGCCGCCGCCGGGGTGCTCCGCCAGGACCCCGACAGCGGCCGCGGCTTCTGGCGGTCGAAGGCCGTCCTGCGCTTCCGGCGCAACCCGCTCGCCATCGTCGGGCTCCTCGTCGTGCTCGGGTTCGTGATACTGGCGGTGTTCGCCCCGGTGTTCACGGAGCTGGGCCGCAGCTGCCTGCGCGACCTCGGCCTCAGCGCCGCCACCCAGCACGAGTACAAGGACCCCACGAAGCCGGCGTTCTGGCGCGCGATCTTCGCGCCGCCCGAGACCTGCTACCAGATCCCGCGGCAGGGCTTCGGCATCCAGCCGCGCACCGCCGCCGACAGCGAGACGCTGCTCGGCACGACCAGCGGCGGCTACGACATCTTCTACGGCCTCGTCTGGGGCACGCGCACGGCCTTCCGCATCGGCATCATCGTGGTCGGCATCAGCCTGATCGTGGGGCTGATACTGGGGAGCATCTCCGGCTACATCGGCGGCGTCTTCGACAACGTCGTCATGCGCTTCACCGACATCGTGATCTCGCTGCCCAACCTGGTGATCGCGCTGGTCATCGTCATCGTCCTCGGGCAGTCGATCGACAACCTCATGCTGGCGATCGCCGTCGTGGCCTGGCCGAGCTATGCCAGGCTGATGCGCGGCGAGGTGCTGCGGGTCAAGGAGCAGGACTACGTCTCCAGCGCGGTCGCGCTCGGTCGCCGTCCCCTCGGCGTGATCTTCCGGCACGTGCTGCCCAACGCCATCGGCCCCCTGATCATCGTCGCCAGCCTCGACATCGGCTCCGTCGTGCTCACGGCCGCGGCCCTGTCGTTCCTCGGCCTGGGCGCCGACGTGGGCTACGCCGACTGGGGCCAGATGATCTCGTTCGCCCGCGACTGGATCCTGGGGGTCCCCGGCGACCCGCTGGCGTACTGGTACGTGTCGTTCTGGCCCGGCCTGATCATCGTGCTGTTCGTGCTCGGCTGGAACCTCCTCGGCGACGCGTTCCGCGACGTCCTCGACCCGCGCAGCAGCTGA
- the glpX gene encoding class II fructose-bisphosphatase → MALTETPAGKLDDFDARSLALERALVLDTVRVTEQAAIAASRVAGKGDSDLVDQAGTDAMRAVLNELEIDGEIVIGEGERDEAPMLYIGERVGRGGDDAWPVDIAVDPVEGTSITARMVNNAVAVIALSERGGLFQAPDTYMEKLIVGPPAKGKVDLTWPVAANLRGIALALDRDVDDLTVVILDRPRHEGLIREVREAGARVKLIGDGDVIAALSAAVRGTNVHAVMGIGGAPEGVLAAAALKCLGGEIHGRFKPRNDEERRRLEEKGGSVDRVYRTEDLAPGRVVVFSATGITDGDLLRGVKFFKNGARTHSITMGYQSRVIRFTDSVHLLGDGARVTIQV, encoded by the coding sequence ATGGCCCTGACCGAGACCCCCGCAGGCAAGTTGGACGACTTCGACGCCCGCAGCCTCGCTCTCGAACGGGCGTTGGTACTGGACACCGTGCGCGTCACGGAGCAGGCGGCGATCGCGGCGAGCCGCGTCGCCGGCAAGGGGGACTCCGACCTCGTCGACCAGGCCGGCACCGACGCGATGCGGGCCGTGCTCAACGAGCTGGAGATCGACGGGGAGATCGTGATCGGCGAGGGCGAGCGCGACGAGGCGCCGATGCTCTACATCGGCGAGAGGGTCGGGCGCGGCGGCGACGACGCCTGGCCCGTCGACATCGCCGTGGACCCCGTCGAGGGCACCAGCATCACCGCGCGCATGGTCAACAACGCCGTCGCCGTCATCGCCCTCTCCGAGCGCGGCGGCCTCTTCCAGGCGCCCGACACCTACATGGAGAAGCTGATCGTGGGGCCGCCCGCCAAGGGCAAGGTCGACCTCACCTGGCCGGTCGCCGCGAACCTGCGCGGCATCGCGCTGGCGCTGGACCGCGACGTCGACGACCTCACGGTCGTGATCCTCGACCGCCCGCGGCACGAGGGCCTGATCCGCGAGGTCCGCGAGGCCGGCGCGCGCGTGAAGCTGATCGGAGACGGCGACGTGATCGCCGCGCTCTCGGCCGCCGTGCGCGGCACCAACGTGCACGCGGTCATGGGCATCGGCGGCGCGCCCGAGGGCGTGCTGGCCGCGGCCGCGCTGAAGTGCCTAGGCGGCGAGATCCACGGGCGCTTCAAGCCGCGCAACGACGAGGAGCGGCGCCGCCTCGAGGAGAAGGGCGGCTCCGTCGACCGCGTCTACCGCACCGAGGACCTCGCGCCGGGCCGGGTGGTCGTGTTCAGCGCCACCGGCATCACCGACGGCGACCTGCTGCGGGGCGTCAAGTTCTTCAAGAACGGCGCCCGCACGCACTCGATCACGATGGGCTACCAGTCGCGGGTGATCAGGTTCACCGACTCCGTGCACCTGCTCGGCGACGGCGCCAGGGTGACGATCCAGGTCTGA
- the hisIE gene encoding bifunctional phosphoribosyl-AMP cyclohydrolase/phosphoribosyl-ATP diphosphatase HisIE, with protein MPADPLASVRFDGRGLVPVIAQDGATGEVLMLAWADREALEATLESGWAHYHSRSRGTLWRKGATSGHVQRVLAVVADCDGDAVLYRVEQTGPACHTGERSCFHDPLAEPAAGEGPGATVPAVSGPAAEGAPRGAIEEALRTLEDVVAERLRTSPPGSYVARLHERGPGYVAQKVVEEAGETVVAALQGDRDGLRGEAADLLFHLGVLLAESGVTWDEVGETLLSRHRPTSEGARPS; from the coding sequence ATGCCCGCTGATCCCCTCGCGTCCGTGCGCTTCGACGGGCGCGGCCTCGTGCCCGTCATCGCCCAGGACGGCGCCACCGGCGAGGTCCTCATGCTCGCCTGGGCCGACAGGGAGGCGCTGGAGGCCACGCTGGAGAGCGGCTGGGCGCACTACCACAGCCGCTCGCGCGGGACGCTGTGGCGCAAGGGCGCGACGAGCGGCCACGTCCAGCGGGTCCTCGCCGTCGTCGCCGACTGCGACGGCGACGCCGTCCTCTACCGCGTGGAGCAGACGGGCCCCGCCTGCCACACGGGGGAGCGCAGCTGCTTCCACGACCCGCTGGCCGAGCCGGCGGCGGGGGAGGGGCCGGGGGCGACAGTGCCGGCCGTGAGCGGTCCGGCGGCCGAGGGCGCCCCCCGAGGGGCGATAGAGGAGGCGCTGCGCACGCTCGAGGACGTCGTCGCCGAGCGCCTGCGCACCTCGCCGCCGGGCTCCTACGTCGCCAGGCTCCACGAGCGCGGACCGGGCTACGTCGCGCAGAAGGTCGTCGAGGAGGCGGGGGAGACGGTCGTCGCCGCGCTGCAAGGCGACCGCGATGGCCTCCGAGGCGAGGCCGCCGACCTCCTCTTCCACCTGGGAGTGCTGCTGGCCGAGTCGGGCGTGACGTGGGACGAGGTCGGCGAGACGCTCCTGTCGCGCCACCGGCCGACGAGCGAGGGGGCGCGTCCCTCGTAA
- the hisF gene encoding imidazole glycerol phosphate synthase subunit HisF — MLAKRIIPCLDVHAGRVTRGKQFGRAERGELTDVGDPVALAEAYDRQGADELVFYDITATAEGRGAMLDVLTQVAERCFMPLTAGGGVRTLDDVRALTLAGADKVSINSGALADPGLLRAAADRYGSQAVVLSVDFRRSGSGWEVYAAGGRRGTSIDLIDWVVRGQLAGAGEVVLNSIDADGMGTGYDLEAVRAVSAEVDVPVVASGGAGRPEDLRDVLLLAGADAALAAGIFHRGETTVAEVKRVCLEAGLAVRPPEEVADPHAR; from the coding sequence GTGCTGGCCAAGAGGATCATCCCCTGCCTCGATGTGCACGCCGGACGCGTGACCCGCGGCAAGCAGTTCGGCAGGGCCGAGCGCGGCGAGCTCACCGACGTGGGCGACCCCGTCGCGCTGGCGGAGGCCTACGACCGCCAGGGCGCCGACGAGCTAGTCTTCTACGACATCACGGCCACGGCCGAGGGGCGCGGCGCGATGCTCGACGTCCTCACCCAGGTCGCCGAGCGCTGCTTCATGCCGCTCACCGCCGGCGGCGGCGTGCGGACCCTCGACGACGTGAGGGCCCTGACCCTGGCCGGCGCCGACAAGGTCTCCATCAACTCGGGCGCGCTCGCCGACCCGGGGCTGCTGCGCGCCGCGGCGGACAGGTACGGCTCGCAGGCCGTGGTGCTCAGCGTCGACTTCAGACGCTCCGGGAGCGGCTGGGAGGTCTACGCCGCCGGGGGGCGCCGCGGCACCAGCATCGACCTGATCGACTGGGTCGTGCGGGGCCAGCTAGCCGGCGCCGGCGAGGTCGTGCTCAACAGCATCGACGCCGACGGGATGGGCACCGGCTACGACCTCGAGGCCGTCAGGGCCGTGTCGGCCGAGGTCGACGTGCCCGTCGTGGCCTCCGGCGGCGCGGGACGGCCGGAGGACCTGCGGGACGTGCTGCTCCTGGCCGGCGCCGACGCCGCGCTGGCCGCGGGCATCTTCCACCGCGGCGAGACGACGGTCGCGGAGGTCAAGCGCGTCTGCCTCGAGGCCGGCCTGGCGGTGCGCCCGCCCGAGGAGGTGGCCGATCCCCATGCCCGCTGA
- a CDS encoding methyltransferase domain-containing protein, whose translation MRGSRTLRVERMVHGGLTLSRLDSGEVALVEGALPGELVRVDLVRRKGVPWGRVVEVIEPSPHRVEAPEHPGLDLGHAAYPHQLELKREVVEDALRRALTPAGAEGVPPVPDVVPSPSTWRYRSVVQPAVTWSGASAALGYRRPGSSEVVPLASDPVATPGVDAAYRTVREVLTRSAAEGRRPRVREVVIRANDEGEALVALVGQGDARGALELGHRLVEAGLAGAAWAPADPRGRFRRGAERLAGRRTVLQRCGAIALSVSATSFSQPNAAGAARLYADLAEWAGDGGEALELFAGGGAIAFHLAPRFARVTALEVDAGAVARGRADAERLGAANVSFVKGDARRLAPPEGVDLVVVDPPRAGLSAELRQALLAGSFPRLVYVSCDVATWARDVADLHAGGLRLTRVRPYDLYPHTHHVEMLSVLERAA comes from the coding sequence ATGCGCGGCTCGCGGACCCTGAGGGTCGAGCGGATGGTCCACGGCGGGCTGACCCTCTCGCGCCTGGACAGCGGTGAGGTCGCCCTCGTCGAGGGGGCGCTGCCCGGCGAGCTCGTGCGCGTCGACCTGGTCAGGCGCAAGGGCGTCCCCTGGGGCCGCGTCGTCGAGGTGATCGAGCCGAGCCCGCACCGGGTGGAGGCCCCCGAGCACCCCGGCCTCGACCTCGGTCACGCCGCCTACCCGCACCAGCTCGAGCTCAAGCGCGAGGTCGTCGAGGACGCGCTGCGCCGGGCCCTGACGCCCGCCGGGGCCGAGGGCGTGCCGCCCGTGCCCGACGTCGTGCCCTCGCCGTCCACGTGGCGCTACCGCAGCGTGGTCCAGCCCGCCGTGACGTGGAGCGGGGCGAGCGCGGCGCTGGGCTACCGGCGCCCCGGCTCGTCCGAGGTCGTCCCGCTGGCGAGCGACCCCGTCGCGACGCCGGGCGTCGACGCCGCCTACCGCACGGTGAGGGAGGTGCTGACACGCTCCGCCGCGGAGGGGAGGCGTCCCCGCGTGCGCGAGGTCGTGATCCGCGCCAACGACGAGGGCGAGGCGCTCGTCGCGCTCGTGGGGCAGGGCGACGCGCGGGGCGCCCTGGAGCTGGGGCACAGGCTCGTCGAGGCCGGGCTGGCGGGCGCCGCCTGGGCCCCGGCGGACCCGCGCGGCCGGTTCCGCCGCGGGGCGGAGCGCCTGGCGGGACGGCGCACCGTGCTGCAGCGCTGCGGCGCGATCGCCCTCAGCGTGTCCGCCACGTCGTTCTCGCAGCCCAACGCCGCCGGCGCCGCGCGGCTCTACGCCGACCTGGCGGAGTGGGCGGGCGACGGAGGGGAGGCGCTGGAGCTGTTCGCGGGCGGCGGAGCGATCGCCTTCCACCTCGCCCCGCGCTTCGCGCGCGTCACCGCGCTGGAGGTGGACGCCGGCGCCGTGGCGCGGGGCCGCGCCGACGCCGAGCGCCTCGGCGCCGCGAACGTGAGCTTCGTCAAGGGCGACGCCCGCCGCCTCGCCCCGCCGGAGGGCGTGGACCTCGTCGTCGTCGACCCGCCGCGAGCGGGCCTCTCCGCCGAGCTGCGGCAGGCGCTGCTCGCCGGCAGCTTCCCCCGGCTCGTCTACGTCTCCTGTGACGTCGCCACGTGGGCCCGCGACGTCGCCGACCTGCACGCGGGCGGCCTGCGGCTGACGCGCGTCCGGCCCTACGACCTCTACCCGCACACGCACCACGTCGAGATGCTGTCCGTGCTGGAGCGCGCCGCCTAG
- a CDS encoding aminotransferase class III-fold pyridoxal phosphate-dependent enzyme: protein MSPRTVEQPAEPAAPTLPVRAAELLERGAAGADALVLETRYGNADLYSLLDALGVVGPFAAESPWELRAPDGRHLIHAGGYAAVPFGERYPPLVAFVEEVLGRTRQLGLPQQSTSEWRAALSANLVALLASVAPSHRDSRVFLGNSGAEAVEAAMKMALAHRPRARRFVNFERAYHGKTLGALALTPNEEYQAPFRPLREVVTLPYGDEEALERTLRSQADDIAAVIVEPVLGEGGVVRPPAGFLRRLGEIASRHGVLVIADEVQTGLGRSGHWFASVADGLDPDIVTLAKPLGGGLVPVGATIARRDVYRSLLPGVASKRHSNTFGGGTLAAAVALKSLEMLVEERLDLRARRLGERGLARMRATAERHPGLLSEARGAGMLFAFKLQPILGFPVPGVPEEDVQAITSMLAIRQLQEAGVHACYSNNAQRVVRFTPPLNIPEELFDELWDRVDAFAAANPRSLKLLQRFPLPRLLRLVKLAYG, encoded by the coding sequence ATGAGCCCGCGGACCGTCGAGCAGCCGGCCGAGCCCGCGGCGCCGACGCTGCCGGTGCGCGCCGCCGAGCTGCTGGAGCGCGGCGCCGCCGGCGCCGACGCCCTGGTGCTCGAGACGCGCTACGGCAACGCCGACCTCTACTCCCTCCTCGACGCGCTCGGGGTCGTCGGCCCGTTCGCCGCCGAGTCGCCCTGGGAGCTGCGCGCTCCCGACGGACGCCACCTGATCCACGCCGGCGGCTACGCCGCCGTGCCGTTCGGCGAGAGGTACCCGCCCCTCGTGGCGTTCGTCGAGGAGGTCCTGGGCCGCACCCGCCAGCTGGGGCTGCCGCAGCAGAGCACCAGCGAGTGGCGGGCGGCACTCAGCGCGAACCTCGTGGCCCTGCTGGCGTCGGTGGCGCCGAGCCACCGTGACAGCAGGGTCTTCCTCGGGAACTCGGGCGCGGAGGCCGTAGAGGCCGCCATGAAGATGGCGCTGGCCCACCGGCCGCGCGCGCGGCGGTTCGTGAACTTCGAGCGCGCCTACCACGGCAAGACGCTGGGGGCGCTGGCGCTCACCCCGAACGAGGAGTACCAGGCGCCCTTCCGGCCGCTGCGCGAGGTCGTGACGCTGCCTTACGGCGACGAGGAGGCGCTCGAGCGCACGCTGCGCTCGCAGGCCGACGACATCGCGGCCGTGATCGTCGAGCCCGTGCTCGGCGAGGGGGGCGTGGTGAGGCCGCCGGCGGGGTTCCTGCGGCGCCTCGGCGAGATCGCGAGCCGGCACGGCGTGCTGGTCATCGCCGACGAGGTGCAGACCGGCCTCGGACGCAGCGGCCACTGGTTCGCCAGCGTCGCCGACGGGCTCGACCCCGACATCGTCACCCTGGCCAAGCCGCTGGGCGGCGGCCTCGTGCCCGTGGGCGCGACGATAGCCCGCCGCGACGTCTACCGCTCGCTGCTGCCGGGAGTGGCCTCGAAGCGCCACTCGAACACCTTCGGGGGCGGCACGCTCGCCGCCGCCGTCGCGCTGAAGTCGCTGGAGATGCTCGTCGAGGAGCGCCTCGACCTGCGCGCCCGCCGCCTCGGCGAGAGGGGCCTCGCCCGCATGCGCGCGACCGCGGAGCGACACCCCGGCCTCCTCAGCGAGGCGCGGGGCGCAGGCATGCTGTTCGCCTTCAAGCTCCAGCCGATCCTCGGCTTCCCCGTCCCCGGCGTGCCCGAGGAGGACGTGCAGGCGATCACGTCGATGCTGGCGATACGGCAGCTCCAGGAGGCGGGCGTCCACGCCTGCTACTCGAACAACGCGCAGCGCGTCGTGCGCTTCACGCCGCCCCTGAACATCCCCGAGGAGCTGTTCGACGAGCTGTGGGACCGCGTCGACGCTTTCGCCGCGGCGAACCCGCGCTCGCTGAAGCTGCTGCAGCGCTTCCCGCTGCCGCGCCTGCTCCGGCTCGTCAAGCTCGCCTACGGCTGA